The following nucleotide sequence is from uncultured Fretibacterium sp..
CGCTCCCAGGCCCCGGAGAGACGATAGGTCCGTTCGGCCGTCATACGCGTGGGGAAGAAATTTTGATCCCTCCACTCCTCGATGTCCTTTCTGCGGCGCTGGACGAAATACCGCGCAAGCCGTTCCCGAAGCCTTTGACGGTTTGCTCCGGCCTCTTTCAGAGCCGAAAAATCCCTGTTCAGCAAAGAAAGCAGGTTGTAAAAGGCGTCATCGTCCCCGCTATGCGGCGTGGCCGTCAACAAGAGCAAGTGGCGCGTTTCGTCGCCGGCGAGCTTCTGCAGAAGCTCGAAGCGAAGCTGCTGTCCCCGCCCCCGCAGGGTACAGGTGTGGGCCTCATCGACCACCACGCACTCGGGCGCCCTATGCAGGAAGTTGTCCCTGTGCCGGTCGGTTTTGATGTAGTCCAGGCTGACCACCATGAAGGGGTAATGGTCGAACAACGCCCCATGAGGGACCGACCGCTCAAGCCGCGCGGCGTTCGAGGCGGTGAGGCCCTCCGCCCCGATGTTGAAACGTTCCTGAAGTTCCCTGACCCACTGATCCACCAGATGGGGCGGGCAGAGTACCGCGCACCGCGCGATCTCGCCCCTGTCCAGCAGCTCCCGGACGATCAGTCCCGCCTCGATCGTCTTGCCGACGCCCACGTCGTCAGCGATGAGCATTCGGGTAACCTTCTGCTTCAAGGCCATCATCAGGGGAACGAGCTGATAGGCGCGGGGTTCGACCGCCACGTTTCCCAGCGACCGGAAGGGGCCCGCCCCCGTGCGAAGCTTCAGCACCGAAGCATCGCGCAGCAGCCGGGCGCCGTCATGGGATCCGGCCCATCGGGGATCCGGAGGAGGGAAGAGCGCGGATTTCGGACTCTCCAGCTCCAGGGAAGCGTAGAGCATCGTCGTGTCCTCGCCGGAACCTCCAAACGGACGCAGCTTTAACAGGTCTCCCTCGGAGCCAGGCAGCACCACCCATTCCCTGTCTCGAGCACGCACCAAAGAGCCCGCGTGAAAGTTCACAGATCTTCCCCCCATCCGTCCCCATCCCTCGCGAAGAAAATCTCCCGATGGAGGCGCAGCGTCTCAAGCCATTCCCGCTCCTCACCGGGAAAGACGACGACGCGCAGCCCCCTGTCCGCCAGGTAATCCAGAACCTCGTCCTCAGGCTTTTCAAAAAATATCATGGCTCCGGCGCTCTTGTAGCAGGCGTCCACAATCGCCCTGCCCCGCATGATCTCCCTCGAGGTCTCGTCCGGCCTGTTGCCGCCGTGGACTTGCAGCAGCTCCAGCCACCGGGAGAGGCGCGTCTCCTCCGAGACCGGCTCTTTCCCGCCCCTCACGACGCACGGCAAGACCTGAGAATTTGCGAGAGCGGCCAGGAACTCCAGCGCTTCGGAGTCGTGCCGGTCGATCAGCCTGTGTTCCGGTTGGTTGTAATACGACAGAAGGCAGCTGTAACAGCCCGCCACACAGGGCAGGGTCTCCGATTCCGACTCGCCCAGTTCCTCCGGGGAAAACGCCCCATCAGGAACCGCGTAGTGCATCATCGCGAGGGCCTTTCGGGCCACCCCGGCGAGGAGCCCCTTCTCGCCGCACAGACGCTGCAGGACGCCGGCGCCGCCCTCGGCGGACTCGTAGAAGAGGAAGAGCTTTCGATCAAAGGCGCTGGGGAGGGGTTCGACCGCAAGCTCGGCGTTCTCGATTTGAAAAAAGCGTTCCATCCCAACGGCCAGCGCAGATTGAATGGTGGCAAAGGCCCTTTCGGAAAGCGGCTTTTCGGGCGTCAGCGTCACGATGTTTCTGTGATCCTCCACAAAGGGGACGATGCGCTGCGGCTGAACTTTTTCGTAGGCGGAGTCCTCCCCCGTCCTTTCCGCCTCCGTGTCGTCGGGATCGCCCTCCCGGTTCCAGTAGCCGCTCATGGGATTGATGAAAAAGCCGAACTGCTCCTTCTTCTTACGTCGCCTCCACCCCTTGTTGACACGCCACAGACAGGCTGACGGAGAGTAGGAAAGTCGGGCGATCGATGTCCCTTCACAGAGGACATCGGCCTCCAAAGCGTCGCGGGTGTGGCTGTACGTCGTCTGCAATTCGTAGCCCTGCCGCCGCCGCTCCTCGTCGTTCGCATTGATGCGCTCAACGGGAAACGTCTCGACGGTCTCCACGCGGTAGAGATCGGCAATGCGTCCGTCGTCGGACAGAGCGGTTCCGCAATGGTCGCAGACATTTTGGATGGGTTCTTCCTTCAGGACGCTGCCGATGTGACAGTAACCGCAAGCAGGGCATATTCGCGCGGACACAGTGGCCAGCCGGCTGCTCGTCGAAACGGAATCCTCGGTTCCCACGTTCAGCTTCGCCCTCACCACCCTGAAGGCGTTTCCCTCGTGGTAGATCAAGCTGCGGGGCCCGAACTCCGACAAGGCCAGAAAACGCGGCCGCGTCACCATGCGTCCCTCGCCCGCCGCTCCCTGTCCGCCTTTACCGGCGGGAACCCACGCCATCAGGGGCAGACGGGGGAAATTGTAGCCCGGCAGGAAGCCCTGGTTTGCCAGATAGCGGTAGACGTAGAAGTCGGAGGTGGACGCGTTCTTCCCGGACGACTGCGAGGTCAGCAGATTCAGCTGGCTGACGGCGCTTCTGTGCCTCTGATTCGCGTCCGCCTTTTCCTGCTGCGAACAGGCGTAGTTGTCCATGATCTCGCGGGCGAGGTCCCTTTGTCTTTCGGTGGCGGCAAGGAGGTCGCGCCATCGGTCAAAGGCCCTGTCGAACACCCTCGGGGCGTCCTCGATCACGCGCTCCTCCTCCCCCTGCCTGTACCACAGGGTCCTCTCCAGCTCAGGCCGGAGGGCCGACGCCATTCGACGCGCGACGGCCAGAGCCCTCTCCCGAGTCGTCTTCGCACGGCAGCACTCGGCCAAATCCGATTTAAGGGGGCGCGGATGCTTTCCGGACGCGTCGCCCAAATCGAGCAAACCGGCGATGGAGAAGCCCAGCCCGTATTCCATCGAGGCCAGCCAAACGGCATGAAGATGGCTCTCAAAGAGCTCCTGATTCGTCAGGTCGATGGATGGGGGGCGCACTATCCCCTGCACAATCTCCGTCTGATTCCTGAAGTACCACTGGTCATGCGGGCTCTGCGCCGCGCAGTAGGTGAGGATCAGCGCGGGCTGCCCGGAACGCCCGGCCCGTCCGCTGCGCTGGGCGTAGTTGGCCGGCGTAGGGGGGACGTTCCTCATATAGACGACGTTCAGCGCCGAGATATCCACCCCCAGCTCCATGGTCGGAGAACAGTAGAGCACCGGGAGCGGAAGAAACGTCCTGCCTTGATTTTCCTTCTCCCAATTCTTTTTGTCCCCGGGGCCGCAGCGGAAACGCCACTCCAAAAATTTGCGGGTATCGGGGGCCACCTGCGCCGTATGCTCGTGGGCCTCAAGGCTGAAGAGGCCGGCGCTGTCGCCCGACAGAAGTCTTTCCGCGGTGCTGCGGTAGAGGCTCTCGAAGTAAGGGTTGGCGTTTTTATCGCTCCTGGCACACACCCGCCACTCCAGGCAGGAGGGCTTCAGCCTGTAACCCTCAAGCTTTCCTTTGTTGATGGCGATTGTCTGCACGAAGCCGTACTTTGACGCCGCCTCGAGGGCGTCCAGGATCAGGCTTACTATCTCCGAACCCCCTTCCCCCCGCCAGGGGTCCTCCCCCCTGATCATCCGAACCAGGGCGGAACGCGGGCCGGCAAAGATAAAGTCCGAATCGGGCTGACCGCCTCCCTTCCGCGATATCCTTTCAAAGGAGAGGATACGGGCCGGCTGGGTGATCTCCCCCTCCTCCAGAGACCAGGGCGACACCAGCTGTTCACTGGAATTGCGTTTGATGCTCTCGATCTTATCCCGGTTCAAATAGACGGAGTCGATGCACAGGTGCTGCCGCATGGTGTCGAAGATCTTTTTGTACAGGGTTCGGCGGATGTCCGGGCTGAGATTCCTCAGGGCGGAGCGCGCAAAGGCATCCTCGTCGCGGCAGAAGTCCTCGAGGCTGACATAGCCGATCTCGAT
It contains:
- a CDS encoding DEAD/DEAH box helicase; translated protein: MRSVFDLRKDIVKTYADFSKSFSKIAAADIREAVDKEYEKGRYWPEAMLQLNPHYKNAETVEEMVARGALHPDCARIFCRDDGGGGSSPLMLYQHQVEAIDAAGKGKSFIVTTGTGSGKSLAFFIPIVDRVLKNRARGIRGKTSAIVIYPMNALANSQMEELKKYLGMMPGAFTFARYTGQEDDEERLRIADSPPDILLTNFMMLELILTRYDAECDRTIVKNCQGLNFLVLDELHTYRGRQGADVAMLVRRLREHLNAPNVLCIGTSATMRSSHFGDGDGDGGGLSVEESASRLFGCRITADQVIGEALERVTNSSLTVETVRKDLERLLCGGDRPWHDRSYSYENFCSDPLAVWVELTLGIDVSEQRAKRASPLTLSEAAARLARDTGVSPDAAREILSDFLVSVHRLKTPSGKTPFAFKLHQFISGPGRVSCTLEPAGTRVVTLDEQIYAPNREDKDIPLFHTYFCRECGQEFHPVTRIGDRFERREIDDVAGGGEDAPYGFIAPLRESQRYQGKDDLPDDWFDYRGDKEPKLKRSCRGRVPERVLLDARGRIGGGEPFWYMAGKFGYCVNCGVSYSLQGRDANRLTGLSGEGRSSASTILTLAAMNELQREDDENKKILGFVDNRQDAALQAGHFNDFVFLLMLRSGLWGALEKNGGRLSENDLADAVFEAMGFGSDDWTIRAAYMRVPDAHVSEREKAKVALCNVLGYRLLHDQRKGWRYNYPNLEQLKMIEIGYVSLEDFCRDEDAFARSALRNLSPDIRRTLYKKIFDTMRQHLCIDSVYLNRDKIESIKRNSSEQLVSPWSLEEGEITQPARILSFERISRKGGGQPDSDFIFAGPRSALVRMIRGEDPWRGEGGSEIVSLILDALEAASKYGFVQTIAINKGKLEGYRLKPSCLEWRVCARSDKNANPYFESLYRSTAERLLSGDSAGLFSLEAHEHTAQVAPDTRKFLEWRFRCGPGDKKNWEKENQGRTFLPLPVLYCSPTMELGVDISALNVVYMRNVPPTPANYAQRSGRAGRSGQPALILTYCAAQSPHDQWYFRNQTEIVQGIVRPPSIDLTNQELFESHLHAVWLASMEYGLGFSIAGLLDLGDASGKHPRPLKSDLAECCRAKTTRERALAVARRMASALRPELERTLWYRQGEEERVIEDAPRVFDRAFDRWRDLLAATERQRDLAREIMDNYACSQQEKADANQRHRSAVSQLNLLTSQSSGKNASTSDFYVYRYLANQGFLPGYNFPRLPLMAWVPAGKGGQGAAGEGRMVTRPRFLALSEFGPRSLIYHEGNAFRVVRAKLNVGTEDSVSTSSRLATVSARICPACGYCHIGSVLKEEPIQNVCDHCGTALSDDGRIADLYRVETVETFPVERINANDEERRRQGYELQTTYSHTRDALEADVLCEGTSIARLSYSPSACLWRVNKGWRRRKKKEQFGFFINPMSGYWNREGDPDDTEAERTGEDSAYEKVQPQRIVPFVEDHRNIVTLTPEKPLSERAFATIQSALAVGMERFFQIENAELAVEPLPSAFDRKLFLFYESAEGGAGVLQRLCGEKGLLAGVARKALAMMHYAVPDGAFSPEELGESESETLPCVAGCYSCLLSYYNQPEHRLIDRHDSEALEFLAALANSQVLPCVVRGGKEPVSEETRLSRWLELLQVHGGNRPDETSREIMRGRAIVDACYKSAGAMIFFEKPEDEVLDYLADRGLRVVVFPGEEREWLETLRLHREIFFARDGDGWGEDL